In the genome of Candidatus Reidiella endopervernicosa, one region contains:
- a CDS encoding SDR family NAD(P)-dependent oxidoreductase: MKKTILITGSTDGIGLEAARMFVSQGHHVLLHGRNPVKLQEVESELSGLPGGGSVESYLADLSRMGDVETLAKHIIERSSQLDVLINNAGIFRTTEPTTQDGLDVRFVVNTIAPYLLTKRLLPLMTSSSRVINLSSAAQSPVNSEALYGRVKFSDELDAYAQSKLALTMWSRSMALSLKDGGPIIIAVNPGSMLATKMVKEGFGVAGNDIDIGAEILFRVALTDEFETATGQYFDNDRGQFSSPHPDALNPLTTEPGSRYFCGSLFWASKPKQAANT; encoded by the coding sequence ATGAAAAAAACCATACTCATAACGGGCTCGACCGATGGCATCGGCTTAGAAGCCGCGAGAATGTTCGTCTCTCAGGGCCATCATGTTCTGCTGCACGGACGTAACCCGGTAAAACTGCAGGAAGTGGAAAGCGAGCTCTCTGGATTACCCGGTGGTGGAAGTGTAGAAAGTTACCTGGCGGATCTGTCGCGCATGGGTGATGTAGAGACCCTGGCAAAACATATAATTGAGCGATCCTCCCAACTCGATGTACTGATCAATAATGCTGGAATATTCCGTACGACTGAGCCCACTACTCAAGACGGACTTGATGTCCGTTTTGTGGTCAATACGATTGCTCCCTATCTGCTGACGAAACGACTGTTACCGTTGATGACATCTTCCAGTCGGGTGATCAATCTCTCCTCTGCAGCCCAGTCTCCAGTCAATTCAGAGGCACTGTATGGTCGAGTTAAATTCTCGGATGAGCTTGATGCCTATGCACAAAGCAAACTGGCACTCACCATGTGGTCTCGCAGCATGGCGCTTTCGCTTAAAGATGGGGGCCCGATCATCATCGCGGTTAACCCTGGCTCGATGCTCGCTACCAAGATGGTAAAAGAGGGCTTTGGGGTGGCGGGTAATGATATCGACATTGGTGCTGAAATTCTTTTTCGCGTAGCGCTAACCGACGAGTTCGAAACGGCTACCGGGCAATATTTCGACAACGATAGAGGCCAGTTTTCTTCACCCCATCCAGATGCACTAAATCCACTAACAACCGAACCGGGGAGTCGCTATTTTTGCGGAAGCTTGTTTTGGGCCTCCAAGCCCAAGCAAGCGGCAAATACTTAA
- a CDS encoding sensor histidine kinase encodes MYGEMLREGWTSEEKKRSYYDYIYTESERLSRLIDNVLQLARMRRNDLRIKLQATTVSELLDTIQSKCATQIEAAGFELEIGHDGECNGSVIDIDRDAFTQIIINLVDNAIKFSARADKRRVEIDCKRLRQQRIQFSVRDFGPGIAPNQMKKIFHLFYRSESELTRETVGTGIGLALVEQLCREMGGEIDVINREPGSEFTLTFHTSTTSQVK; translated from the coding sequence ATGTATGGCGAGATGCTGCGTGAGGGGTGGACCAGTGAGGAGAAGAAGCGCAGCTATTACGACTACATCTACACCGAGAGCGAACGCCTCTCTCGGCTGATCGATAACGTACTGCAACTGGCGCGGATGCGGCGCAACGATCTGCGTATCAAGCTACAGGCCACCACCGTCAGCGAGCTGCTTGATACCATCCAATCCAAGTGTGCGACGCAAATCGAAGCGGCCGGTTTCGAACTTGAGATCGGCCATGATGGTGAGTGCAACGGTAGTGTGATCGATATCGATCGAGATGCCTTCACACAGATCATCATCAATCTGGTCGATAATGCGATTAAGTTCTCGGCCAGGGCCGATAAACGGAGAGTCGAGATCGACTGCAAAAGACTACGCCAACAGCGTATCCAGTTCAGCGTCAGAGACTTCGGGCCCGGTATCGCACCCAACCAGATGAAGAAGATCTTCCACCTCTTCTACCGCAGCGAGAGCGAACTGACCCGCGAGACAGTCGGCACTGGTATCGGTCTGGCACTGGTGGAGCAGCTCTGTCGTGAGATGGGGGGTGAGATTGATGTAATCAATCGTGAACCCGGTTCTGAGTTCACTCTCACCTTCCACACTTCAACCACCTCACAAGTTAAATAA
- a CDS encoding PspA/IM30 family protein, producing the protein MALINRVTRLFRADMHAVLDRIEEPEVLLRQSIREMEEALADDEQQLRQLIEEGEQIAERVEILQQALVEIDAELDLCIDADKDDLARSLIKRKLESQRLEGVIEQRAESLQRQIVERKRDAEENRATLESMRQKAELLDNQRQTVNGATEWSAPDQSVLDEEIEIALLREKERRSHS; encoded by the coding sequence ATGGCACTTATCAACCGAGTCACACGACTATTCAGAGCCGATATGCATGCGGTGCTAGATCGTATCGAAGAGCCGGAGGTACTACTACGACAGTCGATCCGTGAGATGGAGGAGGCGCTTGCCGATGATGAGCAGCAGCTACGTCAACTGATCGAAGAGGGAGAACAGATCGCCGAGCGTGTCGAAATACTTCAACAGGCACTGGTGGAGATCGATGCTGAGCTCGATCTCTGTATCGATGCCGATAAGGATGATCTGGCGCGCAGCCTGATCAAACGTAAACTTGAGTCTCAACGACTTGAGGGTGTGATCGAGCAGCGTGCCGAGTCACTGCAGCGACAGATTGTTGAGCGTAAGCGGGATGCAGAGGAGAACCGCGCCACGCTCGAGAGCATGCGGCAGAAGGCGGAGCTGTTGGATAACCAACGTCAAACGGTTAACGGTGCAACTGAGTGGTCTGCTCCCGACCAGTCGGTACTCGATGAGGAGATTGAGATTGCACTGCTGCGTGAGAAAGAGCGGAGGAGCCACTCATGA
- a CDS encoding CheR family methyltransferase, protein MTQDLPELGLFDVIFLRNVMIYFSQDVKRQVLKHLMKRLRPDGYLVIGHSETLNGLETGMRAVVPSIYQMP, encoded by the coding sequence CTGACCCAGGATCTTCCGGAGTTGGGTCTGTTTGATGTCATCTTTCTGCGTAACGTCATGATCTACTTCTCACAGGATGTGAAACGACAGGTGTTAAAACACCTGATGAAACGGCTGCGTCCCGATGGCTATCTAGTGATTGGTCACTCAGAAACGCTCAATGGACTCGAAACCGGTATGCGTGCCGTTGTGCCATCAATCTACCAGATGCCGTAA
- a CDS encoding transposase — protein MPRKPRFNLVGVPQHVIQRGNNKEPCFYAEADYRRYLDDLHTSAIKYDCRIHAYVLMTNHVHLLVTPMVDHGLSSDDAGIRASVCLLHQ, from the coding sequence GTGCCACGTAAACCTCGCTTCAATCTTGTTGGTGTTCCTCAGCATGTTATTCAGAGGGGTAATAATAAAGAGCCCTGTTTCTATGCTGAGGCGGATTATAGACGTTACCTCGATGATCTTCATACGTCGGCTATCAAATATGATTGTCGTATCCATGCCTATGTGTTGATGACAAATCATGTCCATCTGTTGGTGACACCTATGGTGGATCATGGCCTATCATCAGATGATGCAGGCATTAGGGCGTCGGTATGTCTACTACATCAATAA
- a CDS encoding transposase codes for MAYHQMMQALGRRYVYYINKTYNRTGTLWEGRYRSSLIDSDHYLLTCMRYIELNPVRAEMVDHPGEYKWSSFHANGQGREDALISDHPLYAELSSDQQQRKAAYRELFRHYINNEALHEIRESLNHELVLGRSYFKDRVEEITKRQTRLGKPGRPRVEEEQGMYWVGY; via the coding sequence ATGGCCTATCATCAGATGATGCAGGCATTAGGGCGTCGGTATGTCTACTACATCAATAAAACCTACAATCGTACCGGCACCCTGTGGGAGGGGCGTTATAGGTCCAGCCTGATTGATAGTGATCACTATCTTCTTACATGCATGCGCTATATCGAGCTCAATCCTGTGCGGGCAGAGATGGTTGATCATCCGGGAGAATACAAATGGTCAAGCTTCCATGCTAATGGGCAGGGTAGAGAGGATGCACTGATATCAGATCATCCATTGTACGCTGAGCTAAGTAGTGATCAGCAGCAGCGTAAGGCAGCGTATCGTGAGCTATTTCGACATTATATTAACAATGAAGCACTTCATGAGATACGAGAATCACTTAACCACGAGCTGGTGCTGGGACGATCATATTTCAAAGACAGGGTTGAGGAGATTACCAAAAGGCAGACGAGATTGGGGAAACCAGGAAGGCCGAGAGTTGAAGAGGAGCAAGGGATGTACTGGGTTGGGTATTAG
- a CDS encoding putative signal transducing protein: protein MAILNILLYPTSHNLLPFELIVWVLFGSIVLGIVSAVRLYVQKKQKMKVFMENCAEQPNKALVSDLSGKINAAPRCGSRPQLGVISNRMKIVYRARDITEAEIVKGMLLSNEIEAHVSGYFLQGGIGEIAPTDLAKVHDGRRRLRKGERNNRRI, encoded by the coding sequence GTGGCTATTCTGAATATCTTGCTTTATCCGACATCTCATAACTTGTTGCCTTTTGAACTCATTGTTTGGGTTTTGTTCGGAAGCATCGTTCTCGGTATCGTTTCTGCGGTTAGGTTATACGTTCAGAAAAAGCAAAAGATGAAGGTATTCATGGAAAATTGCGCTGAGCAACCTAACAAGGCGCTCGTGTCCGATTTATCGGGGAAGATCAACGCTGCGCCGCGTTGCGGCTCGCGCCCACAGCTAGGCGTTATATCTAATAGAATGAAAATCGTTTATCGGGCCAGAGATATTACAGAAGCTGAAATCGTCAAAGGGATGTTGCTGTCAAATGAGATTGAGGCACATGTGAGCGGGTATTTTCTACAGGGTGGTATTGGAGAAATTGCCCCGACAGATCTGGCTAAAGTTCATGATGGCAGACGAAGATTACGAAAGGGCGAGAGAAATAATAGGCGAATATGA
- a CDS encoding NADH-quinone oxidoreductase subunit M has product MLDTVTNDFPILSLMIVSLPVAALLIWLTPDPLRARWIALTAALFDLVLSLIAVAQFNPANSGFQLVERHSWIPTLNVDYLIGVDGISILFLPLTVLLFIGVILASWNTTRTLPRLYFMLLMVLESSVIGIFCALDTMLFFLFWELTLIPTYFLISLWGVGPNRRYAAVKYTLFMMATGVPMLFGFLVLAFNHTGASGLVFDYQTLLSTPLPAELQTAVFFLLLVGFAAKAGVVPFHSWLPTVAMEGPAAITAIMVGLKLGLYGLIRFTIPLAPEAAHEFHWLLAGLGISGVIYGAILALAQSNLRRMLAFSSISHAGLVVLGIASLEIIGLQGALFQLLNFVVVAGGIFLLTGYLHQRIGSTDYASLGGVAKSMPLLAAFYFLSWHCRHGRTRHQRLCC; this is encoded by the coding sequence ATGCTTGATACAGTTACCAACGACTTCCCCATTCTGAGTCTGATGATCGTCTCGCTGCCGGTTGCAGCGCTACTGATCTGGCTGACCCCCGACCCGCTACGTGCGCGCTGGATCGCGCTGACTGCCGCACTGTTTGATCTGGTGCTCTCGCTCATCGCCGTGGCGCAGTTCAATCCAGCCAACAGCGGCTTTCAGCTGGTCGAGCGCCACAGCTGGATTCCGACGCTCAATGTCGACTACCTGATCGGCGTTGATGGCATCTCGATTCTCTTTCTGCCGCTGACGGTATTGCTCTTCATTGGCGTAATCCTCGCCTCCTGGAACACAACCCGAACCCTGCCGCGTCTCTATTTCATGCTGCTGATGGTGCTGGAGAGTTCGGTCATCGGCATCTTCTGTGCCCTCGACACCATGCTCTTCTTCCTCTTCTGGGAACTGACGCTGATTCCGACCTACTTCCTGATCAGCCTCTGGGGTGTCGGGCCCAACCGTCGCTACGCGGCGGTGAAATACACCCTCTTTATGATGGCCACCGGTGTGCCGATGCTCTTCGGTTTCCTGGTACTCGCCTTCAATCACACGGGGGCTAGCGGATTGGTCTTTGATTACCAAACGCTGCTTTCCACACCGCTCCCGGCTGAGCTTCAGACTGCCGTCTTCTTCCTGCTGCTGGTTGGCTTTGCTGCCAAGGCGGGTGTGGTGCCGTTCCACTCCTGGTTACCGACGGTAGCGATGGAGGGTCCGGCCGCAATCACCGCCATCATGGTGGGCCTGAAACTGGGGCTATACGGTCTGATCCGTTTCACCATTCCACTCGCACCCGAGGCCGCGCACGAGTTCCACTGGCTGCTGGCCGGACTGGGAATCTCTGGGGTGATCTACGGTGCGATCCTGGCGCTGGCGCAGAGCAACCTACGACGCATGCTCGCCTTCTCCAGCATCAGTCACGCAGGTCTAGTTGTACTCGGTATCGCCTCACTTGAGATCATTGGTCTGCAGGGCGCGCTGTTCCAGCTACTCAACTTCGTCGTTGTGGCGGGTGGCATCTTCCTGCTCACCGGTTATCTGCATCAACGCATCGGCTCAACCGACTACGCCAGCCTTGGCGGTGTCGCCAAGAGCATGCCGTTGCTCGCCGCCTTCTACTTCCTCTCTTGGCATTGCAGGCATGGGCGTACCCGGCACCAACGGCTTTGCTGCTGA
- a CDS encoding complex I subunit 4 family protein, which translates to MIITEQHWSTSLDFPLLAVMQLLPLIAAAALLILREGRHRFTIAYLVTGAELLLAILLFMKFDHTTSNMQFAEQLPLFGPLLYHVAVDGISVLFILLTALLSLMVVVYGRVIPIEQTSRFLAAALGAESTLMAMFMTTDMLWFVLVSIFELAIVGYLLWRWATSLERNIALARYLQFMGTSATLLLAGVLMLGWNYVDVTGVWSFDLPRLLEVPIAASIQSVLFFLLFYGLAIRTPLFPLHGWLPVAAEHGTVAVAPVFLLGLKIGVYGMLRFVFPLLPDEVLYWQPFIVAFAVAGIFYAATLALMQTNLRRLLAFAVVSHTSVLVIGLFSLNHTAFQGSTMLSANFGLASAGLIMMTGIVFWRTRTMQLDRLGGLFDHLPFIAIAFLIAGLSIVGMPGTPGFDAAHLMLEAAIGEFGALVTVAAAVGNVVAAGFLLWSFQRAFLAPKPESMTREIAPASTLELILASTIITVLLTSGFHSDPWLQLIEHSFDGLNTLYGATAH; encoded by the coding sequence GTGATCATCACCGAACAACACTGGAGCACCAGCCTCGACTTCCCACTACTGGCCGTGATGCAGCTGCTGCCGCTCATTGCAGCCGCCGCCCTGCTGATATTGCGCGAAGGTCGTCACCGCTTCACGATCGCCTATCTCGTCACCGGCGCCGAACTGCTCCTGGCAATCCTCCTGTTTATGAAGTTCGACCACACCACCTCCAACATGCAGTTTGCCGAGCAGCTGCCGCTGTTTGGACCACTGCTCTACCACGTGGCGGTTGATGGCATCAGCGTGCTGTTTATTCTGCTGACCGCACTGCTGAGTCTGATGGTGGTGGTCTACGGTCGCGTGATTCCGATTGAACAGACCTCACGTTTTCTCGCTGCAGCACTCGGAGCCGAATCGACCTTGATGGCGATGTTCATGACCACCGACATGCTCTGGTTTGTACTGGTCTCGATTTTCGAGCTAGCGATTGTCGGTTACCTGCTGTGGCGCTGGGCCACCTCACTGGAGCGCAATATCGCGCTGGCGCGCTACCTGCAGTTTATGGGCACCAGCGCCACACTGTTGCTGGCGGGTGTACTGATGCTCGGCTGGAACTACGTCGATGTCACCGGCGTCTGGAGCTTCGATCTGCCGCGCCTGCTTGAGGTGCCGATCGCCGCCTCGATCCAGTCGGTGCTCTTCTTCCTGCTCTTCTACGGTCTGGCCATTCGTACCCCACTCTTCCCGCTGCACGGTTGGTTGCCGGTGGCGGCTGAGCACGGCACCGTGGCGGTCGCGCCGGTATTCCTGCTGGGGCTCAAGATCGGTGTATACGGCATGCTGCGCTTTGTCTTCCCGCTGCTGCCCGATGAGGTGCTCTACTGGCAGCCTTTCATCGTCGCCTTCGCCGTGGCCGGTATCTTCTACGCCGCCACCCTGGCGCTGATGCAGACCAACCTGCGTCGCCTGCTCGCCTTTGCCGTGGTCAGCCACACCAGCGTGCTGGTGATCGGGCTCTTCAGCCTCAACCACACCGCCTTTCAGGGCAGCACCATGCTCTCGGCCAACTTCGGTCTCGCCAGTGCCGGCCTGATTATGATGACCGGTATCGTCTTCTGGCGTACCCGCACCATGCAGCTCGACCGTCTCGGCGGTCTCTTCGACCACCTGCCCTTTATCGCCATCGCGTTTTTGATAGCCGGTCTCTCGATCGTCGGCATGCCCGGCACCCCCGGCTTCGATGCGGCGCATCTGATGCTGGAGGCGGCAATCGGAGAGTTCGGCGCTCTTGTCACCGTGGCAGCGGCGGTCGGTAACGTGGTGGCCGCAGGCTTCCTGCTCTGGTCATTCCAGCGCGCCTTCCTCGCGCCCAAGCCCGAGAGCATGACACGCGAGATCGCACCCGCTTCAACACTGGAGCTGATCCTGGCCAGCACCATCATCACCGTGCTGCTCACCTCCGGCTTCCACTCCGATCCGTGGCTGCAGCTGATCGAACACTCATTCGATGGCCTCAACACACTCTACGGCGCCACCGCTCACTGA